A portion of the Streptomyces sp. YPW6 genome contains these proteins:
- a CDS encoding 3'-5' exonuclease translates to MMHWFEGPLAAFDTETTGVDVERDRIVSAALVAQDTAGGRVRVTRWLVNPGVPVPPGASEIHGLTDDHLQRNGRWPAPVMDEIARALTESCGTGRPLVVMNAPFDLTLLDRELRRHRASSLTRYLDGVPMRVVDPRVLDKHLDRYRKGRRTLTDLCARYEVVLDGAHEAAADATASLELVRAVCRRFSTRLERLSPSELHTLQVTWHAAQARGLEAWFAKSGTPEAVDPSWPLRPELPAAA, encoded by the coding sequence ATGATGCATTGGTTCGAGGGGCCACTGGCCGCTTTTGACACGGAGACGACGGGCGTGGACGTCGAGCGGGACCGGATCGTCTCGGCCGCTCTCGTCGCGCAGGACACCGCGGGCGGTCGCGTCCGCGTCACCCGGTGGCTGGTCAATCCGGGGGTTCCGGTCCCGCCCGGGGCGAGTGAGATCCACGGGCTGACCGACGATCACCTCCAGCGCAACGGGCGCTGGCCCGCCCCGGTGATGGACGAGATAGCCCGGGCGCTGACGGAGAGCTGCGGGACGGGCCGGCCGCTGGTGGTGATGAACGCCCCCTTCGATCTGACGCTGCTGGACCGGGAGTTGCGGCGGCACCGGGCGTCGTCCCTGACGAGGTATCTCGACGGGGTGCCGATGCGGGTGGTGGACCCGCGGGTGCTGGACAAGCATCTGGACCGCTACCGCAAGGGCCGTCGTACGCTCACGGATCTCTGCGCGCGGTACGAGGTCGTGCTCGACGGGGCCCATGAGGCGGCTGCCGACGCGACGGCGTCGCTGGAGCTGGTACGGGCGGTGTGCAGGCGCTTCTCGACCCGGTTGGAGCGGCTGTCGCCGTCGGAGCTGCACACCCTGCAGGTGACCTGGCACGCGGCCCAGGCGCGCGGCCTGGAGGCCTGGTTCGCGAAGAGCGGGACGCCGGAGGCGGTGGACCCGTCGTGGCCGCTGCGTCCGGAGCTGCCCGCCGCGGCGTGA
- a CDS encoding DUF4365 domain-containing protein: MALAQPDPGGTARAGPFGPRPPQQPDAPLRGSLATTACMETLQVGYLHAVAAAAGCSLSQPFPDNGIDWHVSHGAPAHTVDDEVTIKVQLKCTYQIPPHPAGGAFSFTLDNAHLVKLARSPVTVHKILVVMIVPRSQDDWLRAGPGGLDLRHCCYWTNLAGHAVTGRYRTTVRIPTSRIFDDRALCDIMARVGAGGRP; the protein is encoded by the coding sequence ATGGCGCTCGCGCAGCCCGACCCCGGGGGAACCGCCCGCGCCGGGCCCTTCGGGCCCCGGCCGCCGCAGCAGCCGGACGCGCCGCTGCGCGGCTCCCTCGCCACCACCGCCTGCATGGAGACCCTTCAGGTGGGCTACCTGCACGCCGTCGCGGCGGCGGCGGGATGCTCCCTGTCCCAGCCCTTCCCCGACAACGGCATCGACTGGCACGTCAGCCACGGCGCCCCGGCCCACACCGTCGACGACGAAGTGACCATCAAGGTGCAGCTCAAGTGCACCTACCAGATCCCGCCGCACCCGGCGGGCGGGGCGTTCTCCTTCACCCTCGACAACGCCCACCTCGTCAAGCTCGCCCGCAGTCCGGTGACGGTGCACAAGATCCTGGTCGTGATGATCGTGCCCCGCAGCCAGGACGACTGGCTCCGCGCCGGGCCCGGCGGCCTCGACCTGCGCCACTGCTGCTACTGGACCAATCTGGCCGGCCACGCGGTGACGGGCCGGTACCGGACCACTGTGCGCATCCCGACCTCGCGGATCTTCGACGACCGCGCACTCTGCGACATCATGGCCCGGGTCGGGGCCGGAGGGAGACCCTGA
- the thrS gene encoding threonine--tRNA ligase → MSDVRVIIQRDSEREERVVTTGTTAGELFPGQRTVVAARIGGELKDLSYELQDGESVEPVEISSPDGLDILRHSTAHVMAQAVQELFPEAKLGIGPPVKDGFYYDFDVEKPFTPEDLKAVEKKMQEIQKRGQRFSRRVVSDEDAREELADEPYKLELIGIKGSASSDDGANVEVGGGELTIYDNLDAKTGELCWKDLCRGPHLPTTRFIPAFKLMRNAAAYWRGSEKNPMLQRIYGTAWPTKDELKAHLEFLEEAAKRDHRKLGNELDLFSFPDEIGPGLAVFHPKGGVIRRAMEDYSRRRHEEEGYEFVYSPHATKGKLFEQSGHLDWYADGMYPPMQLDDGVDYYLKPMNCPMHNLIFDARGRSYRELPLRLFEFGTVYRYEKSGVVHGLTRSRGFTQDDAHIYCTREQMAEELDRTLTFVLNLLRDYGLTDFYLELSTKDPEKYVGSDETWDEATETLRQVAEKQGLPLVPDPGGAAFYGPKISVQCRDAIGRTWQMSTVQLDFNLPERFDLEYTGPDGSKQRPVMIHRALFGSIERFFAVLLEHYAGAFPVWLAPVQAVGIPIGDAHIPYLQEFAATARKQGLRVDVDASSDRMQKKIRNQQKNKVPFMIIAGDEDMANGAVSFRYRDGSQENGIPVDEALAKIAKAVEDRVQV, encoded by the coding sequence GTGTCAGACGTCCGTGTGATCATCCAACGCGATTCCGAGCGGGAAGAGCGCGTGGTGACGACGGGCACGACCGCCGGTGAGCTCTTCCCCGGTCAGCGCACCGTCGTCGCCGCGCGCATCGGCGGCGAGCTGAAGGACCTGTCGTACGAGCTCCAGGACGGCGAGAGCGTCGAGCCCGTGGAGATCTCCTCCCCGGACGGCCTCGACATCCTGCGCCACTCCACCGCGCACGTCATGGCCCAGGCCGTGCAGGAGCTCTTCCCCGAGGCCAAGCTCGGCATCGGTCCGCCGGTGAAGGACGGCTTCTACTACGACTTCGACGTCGAGAAGCCCTTCACCCCCGAGGACCTCAAGGCCGTCGAGAAGAAGATGCAGGAGATCCAGAAGCGGGGCCAGAGGTTCTCCCGCCGTGTGGTCTCCGACGAGGACGCCCGCGAGGAGCTGGCGGACGAGCCGTACAAGCTGGAACTCATCGGCATCAAGGGCTCCGCCTCCTCCGACGACGGCGCGAACGTCGAGGTGGGCGGCGGCGAGCTGACCATCTACGACAACCTCGACGCCAAGACCGGCGAGCTGTGCTGGAAGGACCTCTGCCGGGGCCCGCACCTGCCCACCACCCGGTTCATCCCGGCGTTCAAGCTGATGCGCAACGCGGCGGCGTACTGGCGCGGCAGCGAGAAGAACCCGATGCTCCAGCGCATCTACGGCACCGCCTGGCCCACCAAGGACGAGCTGAAGGCGCACCTGGAGTTCCTGGAGGAGGCCGCCAAGCGCGACCACCGCAAGCTCGGCAACGAGCTGGACCTCTTCTCCTTCCCCGACGAGATCGGCCCCGGCCTCGCGGTCTTCCACCCCAAGGGCGGCGTCATCCGCCGGGCCATGGAGGACTACTCGCGCCGCCGGCACGAGGAGGAGGGCTACGAGTTCGTCTACAGCCCGCACGCCACCAAGGGCAAGCTCTTCGAGCAGTCCGGCCACCTGGACTGGTACGCCGACGGCATGTACCCGCCCATGCAGCTCGACGACGGGGTGGACTACTACCTCAAGCCGATGAACTGCCCGATGCACAACCTGATCTTCGACGCGCGCGGCCGCTCCTACCGCGAACTGCCGCTGCGCCTCTTCGAGTTCGGCACGGTGTACCGGTACGAGAAGTCGGGCGTCGTGCACGGCCTGACCCGCTCGCGCGGCTTCACGCAGGACGACGCGCACATCTACTGCACCCGTGAGCAGATGGCCGAGGAGCTCGACCGGACGCTCACCTTCGTGCTCAACCTCCTGCGCGACTACGGGCTGACCGACTTCTACCTGGAGCTGTCCACCAAGGACCCGGAGAAGTACGTCGGCTCCGACGAGACCTGGGACGAGGCCACCGAGACGCTGCGCCAGGTCGCCGAGAAGCAGGGCCTGCCCCTGGTCCCGGACCCGGGCGGCGCCGCGTTCTACGGCCCGAAGATCTCCGTGCAGTGCCGGGACGCCATCGGCCGCACCTGGCAGATGTCGACCGTGCAGCTCGACTTCAACCTGCCGGAGCGGTTCGACCTGGAGTACACCGGTCCCGACGGCTCCAAGCAGCGCCCGGTCATGATCCACCGTGCCCTGTTCGGTTCGATCGAGCGCTTCTTCGCCGTGCTCCTGGAGCACTACGCGGGCGCCTTCCCGGTCTGGCTCGCCCCGGTGCAGGCCGTGGGCATCCCGATCGGCGACGCCCACATCCCCTACCTCCAGGAGTTCGCCGCCACGGCGCGCAAGCAGGGGCTGCGGGTGGATGTGGACGCCTCCTCGGACCGGATGCAGAAGAAGATCCGCAACCAGCAGAAGAACAAGGTCCCGTTCATGATCATCGCCGGTGACGAGGACATGGCCAACGGTGCCGTCTCCTTCCGCTACCGCGACGGTTCGCAGGAGAACGGCATCCCGGTCGACGAGGCCCTCGCCAAGATCGCGAAGGCCGTCGAGGACCGCGTACAGGTGTGA
- a CDS encoding potassium channel family protein, which yields MSDRTAPDPPTRLARWEQRTEVPLFAAGLLFLAGYAVRVLTPHAAQPWNDIALVLVWSTWLLFLLDYVTRLRLSGLGVRFVPAHWLDTLVLLLPLLRPLRMVQVYQAVQRRRDRPRLNLYARVMAYAGLTAVLLGFAAALAVYHFEHTAPGASIRSFGDAVWWACATLTTVGYGDATPVTFGGRVVAAGLMAGGLALLGAVTGSFSSWLIQVFTREDEKRPPERG from the coding sequence ATGAGCGACCGAACCGCCCCCGATCCCCCCACCCGGCTGGCCCGCTGGGAGCAGCGCACGGAGGTTCCGCTCTTCGCGGCGGGGCTGCTCTTCCTGGCGGGGTACGCGGTCCGGGTACTGACCCCGCACGCGGCCCAGCCCTGGAACGACATCGCGCTGGTCCTCGTCTGGTCGACCTGGCTGCTCTTCCTCCTCGACTACGTGACCCGGCTGCGGCTCAGCGGCCTGGGGGTGCGCTTCGTACCGGCCCACTGGCTGGACACCCTGGTCCTGCTGCTGCCGCTGCTGCGCCCGCTGCGGATGGTGCAGGTGTACCAGGCGGTGCAGCGCCGCCGTGACCGGCCGCGGCTGAATCTGTACGCGCGGGTCATGGCGTACGCCGGTCTGACCGCCGTCCTCCTCGGCTTCGCCGCCGCGCTGGCGGTCTACCACTTCGAACACACGGCACCCGGCGCTTCCATCCGCAGCTTCGGCGACGCGGTGTGGTGGGCCTGCGCGACGCTGACGACGGTCGGCTACGGGGACGCCACTCCGGTCACGTTCGGGGGGCGGGTGGTCGCGGCGGGGCTGATGGCCGGCGGTCTCGCGCTGCTCGGAGCGGTGACGGGGTCGTTCTCGTCGTGGCTGATCCAGGTGTTCACACGGGAGGACGAGAAACGGCCCCCGGAGCGGGGTTAG
- a CDS encoding HIT domain-containing protein has product MLTGMTSEPEQQIGVGTPDAFQRLWTPHRMAYIQGENKPSGPGAEDGCPFCAIPAKSDEDGLIVARGERVYAVLNLYPYNGGHLMVVPFRHVADYTELDGPETVELADFTKRAMVALRAASGAHGFNIGMNQGSVAGAGIAAHLHQHLVPRWGGDTNFMPVIGHTKVLPQLLGDTRAMLADVWPTGELPAG; this is encoded by the coding sequence ATGCTGACCGGCATGACGAGTGAGCCGGAGCAGCAGATCGGCGTGGGGACGCCCGACGCATTCCAGCGTCTGTGGACGCCCCATCGGATGGCGTACATCCAGGGTGAGAACAAGCCGAGCGGTCCGGGTGCCGAGGACGGCTGTCCGTTCTGTGCGATCCCGGCGAAATCCGACGAGGACGGGCTCATCGTGGCCCGCGGCGAGCGCGTCTACGCGGTGCTGAACCTGTATCCGTACAACGGCGGCCACCTCATGGTCGTGCCCTTCCGGCATGTCGCCGACTACACCGAGCTGGACGGCCCCGAGACCGTCGAACTGGCGGACTTCACCAAGCGGGCGATGGTCGCGCTGCGCGCCGCCTCCGGGGCGCACGGCTTCAACATCGGCATGAACCAGGGCTCCGTCGCGGGCGCCGGGATCGCCGCCCACCTGCACCAGCACCTGGTGCCGCGCTGGGGCGGGGACACCAACTTCATGCCGGTCATCGGCCACACCAAGGTGCTGCCCCAGCTGCTGGGCGACACCCGGGCGATGCTGGCCGACGTCTGGCCGACGGGCGAACTGCCGGCCGGCTGA
- a CDS encoding elongation factor G-like protein EF-G2 — translation MGDKAHAHPGAAGGAPAAGHPSAVRNVVLVGPSGSGKTTLVEALALTAGAVNRAGRVEDGATVSDYDEIERRRRRSVQLSLVPVAWDGCKVNLLDTPGYADFVGELRAGLRAADAALFVVSAAQEAQSVAATTRAAWEECARVGMPRAIVVTHLDTARTSFEDMTRICAENFGGDDPDAVLPLYLPVLGPEAADGHAPLTGLTGLLSRRILDHSSGERTELPPAPGQEEPLRAARNRLIEGIIAESEDESLMDRYLAGEDIDVATLIADLERAVARGAFHPVLTAAPAADGARQGIGTVELLELITRGFPTPLERTPPVVTTPSGKPRPAPVCDPGAPLVAEVVKTSSDPYVGRVSLVRVFSGTLRPDDSVHLCGHGLDATGHAPRPCHEGEIRVGALTSPFGRRQSALDRCVAGDLACVARLGEAETGDTLSPAGDPVLIEPWSTPDPLLPLAVRAHGKADEDKLSQGLARLVAEDPTLRLEQNADTGQVVLWCLGEAHQEVALDRLRSRYGVQVDAEPYRVALRETFAGRATGRGRHVKQSGGHGQFAICEIEVEPLPPGSGVEFADRVVGGAVPRQFIPSVEKGIRAQAARGLSAGHPLVDVRVTLLDGKAHSVDSSDAAFQTAGALALREAAASSRIQLLEPVCEMSVLVPDDYVGPVMSDLSGRRGRVVGTEQSAGGRTLVRAEVPEIEVGRYAVDLRSLSHGTGRFDRSYARHEAMPPQIADRVRAEPANGSPGT, via the coding sequence ATGGGCGACAAGGCACACGCACACCCCGGAGCCGCCGGAGGAGCACCGGCGGCCGGCCATCCCTCCGCCGTACGGAACGTGGTGCTGGTCGGCCCCAGCGGATCGGGCAAGACCACCCTGGTCGAGGCGCTGGCCCTGACGGCCGGAGCCGTGAACCGGGCCGGCCGGGTCGAGGACGGGGCGACCGTCTCCGACTACGACGAGATCGAGCGGCGCCGACGGCGTTCCGTGCAGCTCTCGCTGGTCCCGGTGGCCTGGGACGGCTGCAAGGTCAATCTGCTGGACACCCCCGGCTACGCGGACTTCGTCGGGGAACTGCGGGCCGGTCTGCGTGCGGCGGACGCGGCCCTCTTCGTCGTCTCGGCCGCCCAGGAGGCCCAGTCCGTGGCGGCGACCACCCGGGCCGCCTGGGAGGAGTGCGCACGCGTCGGCATGCCGCGCGCGATCGTCGTCACGCACCTGGACACCGCCCGCACCTCCTTCGAGGACATGACCCGGATCTGCGCCGAGAACTTCGGCGGCGACGACCCCGACGCCGTACTGCCGCTGTACCTGCCGGTGCTGGGTCCCGAGGCGGCCGACGGGCACGCCCCGCTGACCGGGCTCACCGGACTGCTCAGCCGGCGGATCCTCGACCACTCCTCGGGGGAGCGCACCGAGCTGCCGCCCGCGCCCGGGCAGGAGGAGCCGCTGCGGGCGGCCCGGAACCGGCTGATCGAGGGGATCATCGCCGAGAGCGAGGACGAGTCGCTCATGGACCGCTACCTCGCCGGCGAGGACATCGACGTCGCGACCCTGATCGCCGATCTGGAACGGGCCGTCGCCCGGGGCGCCTTCCACCCCGTCCTCACCGCGGCCCCGGCGGCCGATGGCGCCCGCCAGGGCATCGGCACCGTCGAGCTGCTGGAGCTGATCACCCGCGGCTTCCCGACCCCGCTGGAGCGCACCCCGCCCGTCGTCACCACCCCGTCGGGCAAGCCCCGGCCCGCGCCGGTCTGCGACCCCGGCGCACCGCTGGTCGCCGAGGTCGTCAAGACCTCCTCCGACCCGTACGTGGGCCGTGTCTCGCTGGTCCGCGTCTTCTCCGGCACCCTGCGCCCCGACGACTCCGTGCACCTGTGCGGCCACGGCCTGGACGCCACGGGGCACGCCCCGCGCCCCTGCCACGAGGGGGAGATCCGCGTCGGGGCGCTCACCTCGCCGTTCGGCCGACGGCAGAGCGCGCTGGACCGGTGCGTCGCGGGGGATCTGGCGTGCGTGGCCCGGCTCGGCGAGGCGGAGACCGGCGACACGCTCTCCCCGGCCGGTGACCCGGTCCTGATCGAGCCCTGGTCGACGCCCGACCCGTTGCTGCCGCTGGCCGTGCGGGCGCACGGCAAGGCGGACGAGGACAAGCTGTCGCAGGGTCTGGCCCGGCTGGTCGCCGAGGACCCCACACTGCGCCTCGAACAGAATGCGGACACCGGCCAGGTGGTCCTGTGGTGCCTGGGCGAGGCCCACCAGGAGGTGGCCCTGGACCGGCTGCGCAGCCGTTACGGCGTCCAGGTCGACGCGGAGCCGTACCGGGTGGCGCTGCGCGAGACGTTCGCCGGGCGGGCCACCGGGCGCGGGCGGCACGTCAAACAGTCCGGCGGACACGGCCAGTTCGCGATCTGCGAGATCGAGGTGGAGCCGCTGCCGCCGGGCTCCGGCGTCGAGTTCGCCGACCGGGTCGTCGGCGGTGCGGTGCCGCGCCAGTTCATCCCCTCGGTGGAGAAGGGCATCCGGGCCCAGGCCGCCAGGGGGCTGTCCGCCGGGCACCCGCTGGTCGACGTACGGGTCACGCTGCTGGACGGGAAGGCGCACTCGGTGGACTCCTCGGACGCCGCGTTCCAGACCGCCGGGGCGCTGGCGCTGCGCGAGGCCGCGGCCTCGTCCCGCATCCAGCTGCTGGAGCCGGTCTGCGAGATGAGCGTCCTGGTCCCCGACGACTACGTGGGCCCGGTGATGAGCGACCTGTCGGGGCGGCGGGGCCGGGTCGTGGGCACCGAGCAGAGTGCGGGCGGTCGCACCCTCGTACGGGCGGAGGTGCCGGAGATCGAGGTCGGCCGGTACGCGGTGGACCTGCGTTCCCTGTCGCACGGCACCGGTCGCTTCGACCGTTCGTACGCCCGGCACGAGGCGATGCCGCCCCAGATCGCCGACCGGGTCCGCGCGGAGCCGGCGAACGGGTCACCGGGCACGTGA
- the pgsA gene encoding phosphatidylinositol phosphate synthase, whose amino-acid sequence MLNKYARAFFTRVLTPFAALLLRLGVSPDAVTLIGTAGVMAGALVFFPMGEFFWGTIVITIFVFSDLVDGNMARQAGISSRWGAFLDSTLDRVADGAIFAGFALWYAGSGDDTVLCAVAIFCLASGQVVSYTKARGESIGLPVAVNGLVERAERLVISLVAAGLAGLHAFGVPGIDVLLPIALWIVAAGSLVTLIQRVVTVRRESAEADAAEAAAAGPAASGPAASGPAASGPAAAGPAASDAAGSAGRGSEADR is encoded by the coding sequence ATGCTGAACAAGTACGCGCGTGCATTCTTCACGCGTGTCCTCACACCGTTCGCCGCTCTGCTGCTCCGCCTCGGGGTCAGCCCCGACGCGGTCACTCTCATCGGCACGGCCGGAGTGATGGCAGGTGCGCTGGTCTTTTTCCCGATGGGGGAGTTCTTCTGGGGCACCATCGTCATCACGATCTTCGTCTTCTCCGACCTCGTCGACGGCAACATGGCGCGGCAGGCCGGGATCTCCAGCCGGTGGGGCGCGTTCCTCGACTCGACGCTGGACCGGGTCGCCGACGGGGCGATCTTCGCGGGCTTCGCCCTCTGGTACGCGGGCAGCGGGGACGACACCGTCCTCTGCGCCGTCGCGATCTTCTGCCTGGCCAGCGGCCAGGTGGTCTCCTACACGAAGGCGCGCGGCGAGTCGATCGGGCTGCCGGTCGCGGTCAACGGCCTCGTGGAGCGCGCCGAGCGCCTGGTGATCTCGCTGGTCGCCGCCGGTCTCGCCGGGCTGCACGCGTTCGGTGTCCCCGGCATCGACGTCCTGCTCCCGATCGCGCTGTGGATCGTCGCGGCCGGCAGCCTCGTCACGCTGATCCAGCGGGTGGTGACCGTACGCCGCGAATCGGCGGAGGCGGACGCCGCCGAGGCGGCTGCCGCGGGACCGGCCGCTTCGGGACCGGCCGCTTCGGGACCGGCCGCTTCGGGACCGGCCGCCGCGGGACCGGCCGCCTCGGATGCCGCGGGCTCCGCCGGGCGGGGGAGCGAGGCGGACCGGTGA
- a CDS encoding phosphatidylinositol mannoside acyltransferase, translated as MSTLKGRLTDGLYGLGWSAVKTLPEPAAARLFRTIADQAWKRRGKSVLRLESNLARVVPDAGPARLAELSRAGMRSYMRYWMESFRLPTWSPERIRASIDVKDAHLLTEGLDAGNGVILALPHLGNWDLAGAWVTTDLKVPFTTVAERLEPATLYDRFVAYREGLGMEVLPHSGGAAFGTLARRLRAGGLVCLVADRDLSASGVEVSFFGATARMPAGPALLAQQTGALLLPVTLWYDGTPVMGARVHPAVEVPGEGTRTEKTSAMTQALADAFAGGIAEHPEDWHMLQRLWLDDLDPRKEPT; from the coding sequence GTGAGCACGCTCAAGGGCCGGCTCACCGACGGGCTGTACGGACTGGGCTGGAGCGCGGTCAAGACGCTGCCCGAGCCCGCCGCCGCCCGCCTCTTCCGGACCATCGCCGACCAGGCGTGGAAGCGGCGCGGCAAGAGCGTGCTGCGCTTGGAGTCCAACCTCGCGCGGGTCGTCCCCGACGCCGGCCCGGCGCGGCTGGCCGAGCTCTCGCGGGCCGGGATGCGCTCCTACATGCGCTACTGGATGGAGTCGTTCCGGCTGCCGACCTGGAGCCCGGAGCGGATCAGGGCGAGCATCGACGTCAAGGACGCCCACCTGCTGACGGAGGGCCTGGACGCCGGGAACGGCGTGATCCTCGCCCTGCCCCACCTGGGCAACTGGGACCTCGCGGGCGCCTGGGTCACCACCGACCTCAAGGTCCCCTTCACCACCGTCGCCGAACGGCTGGAGCCCGCCACCCTCTACGACCGGTTCGTCGCCTACCGCGAGGGTCTCGGCATGGAGGTCCTGCCGCACAGCGGCGGGGCCGCCTTCGGGACCCTGGCCCGGCGGCTGCGCGCGGGCGGCCTGGTCTGCCTGGTCGCGGACCGGGACCTGTCCGCCTCCGGCGTCGAGGTGTCGTTCTTCGGCGCCACCGCCCGGATGCCCGCGGGCCCGGCGCTGCTCGCCCAGCAGACGGGAGCGCTGCTGCTGCCGGTCACCCTCTGGTACGACGGCACGCCGGTCATGGGCGCCCGTGTCCACCCGGCGGTCGAGGTGCCCGGGGAGGGCACCCGTACCGAGAAGACCTCCGCGATGACGCAGGCACTGGCCGACGCCTTCGCCGGCGGGATCGCCGAGCACCCGGAGGACTGGCACATGCTCCAGCGCCTCTGGCTGGACGACCTGGATCCCCGGAAGGAACCCACGTGA
- a CDS encoding glycosyltransferase family 4 protein, translating into MKIGIVCPYSWDVPGGVQFHIRDLAEHLIRLGHEVSVLAPADDETPLPPYVVSAGRAVPVPYNGSVARLNFGFLSAARVRRWLHDGTFDVIHIHEPTSPSLGLLACWAAQGPIVATFHTSNPRSRAMIAAYPILQPALEKISARIAVSEYARRTLVEHLGGDAVVIPNGVDVGFFAEAEPKAEWQGQTLGFIGRIDEPRKGLPVLMKALPAILAARPGARLLVAGRGDEEEAVATLPEELRGRVEFLGMVSDEDKARLLRSVDVYVAPNTGGESFGIILVEALSAGAPVLASDLDAFAQVLDHGTAGDLFANEDADALADAAIRLLGDPERRKGLRERGEAHVRRFDWATVGADILAVYETVTDGAASVAADERSGLRARFGLARD; encoded by the coding sequence GTGAAGATCGGCATCGTCTGCCCGTACTCCTGGGACGTACCGGGCGGCGTGCAGTTCCACATCCGGGACCTCGCCGAACACCTGATCCGGCTCGGCCACGAGGTCTCCGTGCTGGCCCCCGCCGACGACGAGACCCCGCTCCCGCCGTACGTGGTCTCGGCGGGCCGGGCCGTCCCGGTCCCGTACAACGGCTCCGTCGCCCGGCTGAACTTCGGCTTCCTGTCGGCGGCCCGCGTGCGGCGCTGGCTGCACGACGGCACGTTCGACGTGATCCACATCCACGAGCCGACCTCCCCCTCGCTGGGCCTGCTGGCCTGCTGGGCGGCGCAGGGGCCGATCGTGGCCACCTTCCACACCTCCAACCCGCGCTCCCGGGCGATGATCGCGGCGTATCCGATCCTCCAGCCCGCGCTGGAGAAGATCAGCGCCCGGATCGCGGTCAGCGAGTACGCCCGGCGCACCCTGGTCGAGCACCTGGGCGGGGACGCCGTCGTCATCCCCAACGGCGTCGACGTCGGCTTCTTCGCCGAGGCCGAGCCGAAGGCCGAGTGGCAGGGCCAGACGCTCGGCTTCATCGGCCGCATCGACGAACCCCGCAAGGGCCTGCCCGTCCTGATGAAGGCGCTGCCCGCGATCCTCGCGGCCCGCCCCGGGGCGCGGCTCCTGGTCGCCGGGCGCGGCGACGAGGAGGAGGCGGTGGCCACGCTGCCGGAGGAACTGCGTGGGCGCGTCGAGTTCCTCGGCATGGTCAGCGACGAGGACAAGGCCCGGCTGCTGCGCAGCGTCGACGTCTACGTGGCCCCGAACACCGGCGGCGAGAGCTTCGGGATCATCCTGGTCGAGGCGCTGTCGGCCGGGGCTCCGGTCCTCGCGAGCGACCTGGACGCCTTCGCGCAGGTGCTGGACCACGGCACGGCGGGCGACCTGTTCGCCAACGAGGACGCCGACGCGCTGGCCGACGCCGCGATCCGGCTGCTGGGCGACCCGGAACGCCGGAAGGGGCTGCGCGAGCGCGGCGAGGCCCATGTTCGGCGCTTCGACTGGGCGACCGTGGGGGCCGACATCCTCGCGGTGTACGAGACGGTGACCGACGGGGCCGCGTCCGTCGCCGCCGACGAACGCTCCGGACTGCGGGCCCGGTTCGGCCTCGCACGGGACTGA
- the pdxS gene encoding pyridoxal 5'-phosphate synthase lyase subunit PdxS produces the protein MSTLPSTPQSAESPATGTARVKRGMAEQLKGGVIMDVVDAEQAKIAEDAGAVAVMALERVPADIRKDGGVARMSDPNMIEEIIGAVSIPVMAKSRIGHFVEAQVLQSLGVDYIDESEVLTPADEINHSDKFAFTTPFVCGATNLGEALRRIAEGAAMIRSKGEAGTGNVVEAVRHLRQIKNEIARLRGFDNNELYAAAKDLRAPYELVKEVAELGKLPVVLFSAGGVATPADAALMRQLGAEGVFVGSGIFKSGDPAKRAAAIVKATTFYDDPKVVADASRNLGEAMVGINCDTLPESERYANRGW, from the coding sequence GTGTCCACGCTTCCCAGCACCCCGCAGTCCGCCGAGTCCCCCGCCACCGGCACCGCCCGCGTCAAGCGCGGCATGGCCGAGCAGCTCAAGGGCGGCGTGATCATGGACGTCGTCGACGCCGAGCAGGCGAAGATCGCCGAGGACGCGGGCGCCGTGGCCGTCATGGCCCTGGAGCGGGTCCCCGCCGACATCCGCAAGGACGGCGGTGTGGCCCGGATGTCCGACCCCAACATGATCGAGGAGATCATCGGGGCCGTCTCCATCCCGGTCATGGCCAAGTCCCGCATCGGCCACTTCGTCGAGGCCCAGGTCCTCCAGTCCCTCGGCGTCGACTACATCGACGAGTCCGAGGTCCTCACCCCGGCCGACGAGATCAACCACAGCGACAAGTTCGCCTTCACCACCCCCTTCGTCTGCGGCGCCACCAACCTGGGCGAGGCCCTGCGCCGCATCGCCGAGGGCGCGGCCATGATCCGCTCGAAGGGCGAGGCCGGCACCGGCAACGTCGTCGAGGCCGTCCGCCACCTGCGCCAGATCAAGAACGAGATCGCGCGTCTGCGCGGCTTCGACAACAACGAGCTGTACGCCGCCGCCAAGGACCTCCGCGCCCCCTACGAGCTGGTCAAGGAGGTCGCCGAGCTCGGCAAGCTGCCCGTGGTCCTGTTCTCCGCCGGCGGCGTCGCCACTCCGGCCGACGCCGCGCTGATGCGCCAGCTCGGCGCCGAGGGCGTCTTCGTCGGCTCCGGCATCTTCAAGTCCGGCGACCCGGCAAAGCGCGCCGCCGCCATCGTGAAGGCCACCACCTTCTACGACGACCCGAAGGTCGTCGCGGACGCCTCCCGCAACCTGGGCGAGGCCATGGTCGGCATCAACTGCGACACCCTGCCCGAGTCCGAGCGCTACGCCAACCGCGGCTGGTAA